In Clostridium swellfunianum, a genomic segment contains:
- a CDS encoding TldD/PmbA family protein — MKNLDQYSSFISQYTELRIQENSSLNITFLNGNLVGNAKNITNGISARAYKNGSWGFASSSEASEEAIKAVIKSASENAVFLDSREKRNKPFFNRTAGSFEKNLGTQKSRLLQQEIMNFIREVDTYIASKYPNLSERVVSLRCLDMERSLITSDGAHLYTLLPRTNFIVSMTVDKNGEPISLYEVFGGLGQFEDVFLSPKDLYNKIDILYEHLIDKSEGVYAEAGLKECVLHANLAGILAHEAIGHTTEADLVLGGSVAGSNLNKQVASPLISLVDYAHTYEGNICPVPIFMDDEGVTAEDVVIIENGILKGFMHNKETARHFGDIPKGNARAFQFNDEPLIRMRNTAILPGKSKLSDMIASIEDGYYLMSTNNGQADTTSEFMFGIVLGYEIKNGKLGRAIKDTTISGIAFDVLKSVTMVSDDMIWLNGGMCGKKQPITVGMGGPALKCKVNIGGR; from the coding sequence ATGAAAAATCTAGATCAATATTCAAGCTTTATATCTCAATATACTGAGCTTAGGATTCAGGAGAATAGCTCTCTTAACATAACCTTCCTAAACGGAAATTTGGTTGGCAATGCTAAGAATATTACCAATGGTATAAGCGCCAGAGCTTATAAGAATGGCTCCTGGGGTTTTGCCTCAAGCAGTGAAGCTTCTGAAGAAGCTATAAAGGCTGTTATTAAGTCAGCTAGCGAAAATGCAGTTTTTCTAGACTCAAGGGAAAAAAGGAACAAGCCTTTCTTTAACAGAACTGCCGGCTCCTTTGAAAAGAACTTAGGCACACAAAAAAGTAGATTATTACAACAAGAGATTATGAATTTCATAAGGGAAGTTGATACATATATAGCTTCCAAGTATCCAAATCTAAGCGAGAGAGTTGTTAGCTTACGTTGTCTTGATATGGAGAGATCTCTTATAACCTCAGATGGCGCTCACCTATACACTCTTCTACCTCGTACAAACTTTATAGTTAGTATGACTGTAGACAAGAATGGAGAGCCTATAAGCCTTTATGAGGTTTTTGGAGGCCTGGGCCAATTTGAAGATGTATTCCTTTCTCCTAAGGATTTATACAATAAAATTGACATCCTATATGAGCATTTAATTGATAAAAGTGAAGGTGTATATGCTGAGGCTGGATTAAAAGAGTGTGTGCTTCATGCAAATCTTGCAGGAATTCTTGCCCATGAAGCTATAGGTCATACTACTGAAGCAGATTTAGTACTTGGTGGCTCTGTAGCAGGAAGCAATCTAAATAAGCAAGTGGCAAGCCCATTGATTAGTCTTGTAGACTATGCTCATACCTACGAGGGAAATATATGTCCTGTCCCTATATTCATGGATGATGAAGGGGTAACGGCAGAGGATGTTGTTATAATAGAGAACGGCATACTTAAGGGATTTATGCACAATAAAGAAACTGCCAGACACTTTGGAGATATTCCAAAAGGCAATGCAAGAGCTTTCCAGTTTAATGATGAGCCGCTTATAAGAATGAGAAACACTGCGATTCTTCCCGGAAAGAGCAAGCTTTCGGATATGATTGCATCTATAGAAGATGGTTATTACCTTATGAGTACAAACAATGGCCAGGCTGATACTACCAGCGAGTTTATGTTTGGAATTGTATTAGGCTATGAAATAAAAAACGGCAAGCTTGGAAGAGCTATAAAGGATACCACAATCTCGGGAATCGCCTTCGATGTATTAAAGAGCGTAACTATGGTATCTGATGATATGATTTGGCTAAATGGTGGAATGTGCGGCAAGAAGCAACCTATAACTGTAGGTATGGGCGGACCTGCCCTTAAGTGCAAAGTTAATATAGGGGGTAGATAA
- a CDS encoding TldD/PmbA family protein, which translates to MHDREIVNYCLNSLKNNGADKAQCLLHKNKKYEMNVESGAISLLRTTLDTSLSLTVIKDNKKGIISINKTDEESIKAAIKNVFELCLNSDADEAYDIAPYQASKEFSTGDSEPDMDRMYSLLKGYIAAVKEAYPVINLMDTTMSFDAGVMYLVNSNGVDFKESKGIYNFGSMFAAKEGDKSSSFNYSGASMLKLEKDLMDCASVKTLLKQSVEQLNTEVLEGKFQGDIIITPDCLSDLINEYIDIFLSDGSLISGTSILKDKLNEKVASELLSIYSRPVSKEISDGYHVTGDGFEAENIAIIEKGILKSFMLSQYGAKKTNRERAKNAGQCYVIDPGTENFTDIIKGVEKGIVLSRFSGGQPSSNGDFSGVAKNSYYIENGEIKYPISETMVSGNLYEAFNNIKGISKERIDNGYTILPYVCISGATISGK; encoded by the coding sequence ATGCATGATAGAGAAATAGTAAACTACTGTCTAAACTCTCTTAAAAATAATGGAGCTGATAAAGCTCAATGTCTTCTACACAAAAATAAAAAATATGAAATGAATGTAGAAAGCGGAGCAATCTCACTGCTTCGTACAACCTTGGATACTTCCTTAAGCCTTACAGTAATCAAAGATAATAAAAAAGGTATCATTTCAATAAATAAAACTGATGAAGAATCTATAAAGGCAGCTATTAAAAACGTTTTTGAATTATGTTTAAACTCAGATGCTGATGAGGCTTATGATATAGCTCCTTATCAAGCTTCAAAGGAATTTTCTACAGGAGACAGCGAGCCTGACATGGATAGAATGTATAGCCTTTTAAAAGGATATATTGCAGCTGTTAAAGAAGCTTATCCAGTTATAAATCTTATGGATACCACTATGTCCTTTGATGCTGGCGTTATGTATTTAGTCAACTCCAACGGCGTGGATTTTAAAGAGAGCAAAGGTATATACAACTTCGGATCAATGTTTGCTGCAAAAGAAGGTGACAAGAGTTCCTCCTTTAATTACAGCGGTGCTTCAATGCTTAAGCTAGAAAAAGACTTGATGGACTGCGCGAGTGTCAAGACTCTTTTAAAGCAGTCTGTAGAGCAACTAAATACAGAGGTTTTAGAAGGAAAGTTCCAGGGAGATATTATCATAACTCCGGACTGCCTCAGCGATTTGATTAATGAATATATTGATATTTTCCTCAGTGATGGTTCTTTAATATCTGGAACAAGCATACTTAAAGATAAACTAAACGAAAAGGTTGCAAGTGAATTACTCTCAATCTATTCAAGGCCTGTTTCAAAAGAAATAAGCGATGGCTATCATGTAACTGGAGACGGCTTTGAAGCTGAAAATATAGCAATAATCGAAAAAGGAATTCTAAAGAGCTTTATGCTTAGCCAGTATGGAGCAAAGAAAACAAACCGAGAAAGAGCAAAGAATGCTGGACAATGTTATGTCATAGATCCTGGAACAGAGAACTTTACTGATATCATTAAAGGTGTTGAAAAAGGTATAGTGCTTTCAAGGTTCTCAGGAGGGCAGCCAAGCTCCAATGGCGACTTCTCAGGAGTTGCCAAGAACAGCTATTATATCGAAAATGGAGAAATCAAATACCCTATAAGTGAAACAATGGTTTCCGGAAATCTCTATGAGGCTTTCAATAATATAAAAGGAATTTCAAAAGAAAGAATAGACAATGGTTACACTATACTGCCATATGTCTGTATTTCAGGTGCAACAATTTCAGGGAAATAA